A DNA window from Drosophila pseudoobscura strain MV-25-SWS-2005 chromosome 2, UCI_Dpse_MV25, whole genome shotgun sequence contains the following coding sequences:
- the LOC4802464 gene encoding trypsin-4, with translation MQKLLPLLVVGTLLAVSNVDAAAQRLPDSRIVNGREAAEGEFPYQLSLRRHTIHICGASILASNWAITAAHCIDNHETSPREFTLRQGTVLRTTGGSIQPVQTIYKHPAYDRTDMNFDVALLRTAVGALSTTPIRLPAVSEAIPEGMSAVVSGWGHMDIINPVLAPVLMSTTVQTVNQEKCDSALKNHGGVTDAMFCAAARNTDACQGDSGGPISAEGTLIGIVSWGVSCADPYYPGVYTRLAHPTVRRWIRLLTKL, from the exons ATGCAGAAGCTTCTTCCACTCCTCGTCGTCGGGACTCTTTTAGCCGTCTCCAACGTCGATGCGGCTGCCCAGAGGTTGCCGGATAGCCGCATTGTTAATGGGCGCGAGGCCGCAGAGGGAGAGTTCCCCTATCAGCTCTCACTGCGGCGCCACACCATCCACATCTGTGGTGCCTCCATCCTCGCCAGCAACTGGGCTATAACAGCGGCCCACTGCATCGACAACCACGAGACGAGTCCCCGCGAGTTCACCCTGCGCCAGGGCACTGTCCTGCGCACCACAGGCGGTTCTATACAGCCCGTGCAGACCATCTACAAGCATCCCGCGTACGATCGAACGGACATGAATTTCGATGTGGCTCTGCTGCGGACTGCCGTCGGAGCTCTTTCCACGACGCCCATCCGCCTGCCAGCTGTGAGCGAGGCTATCCCGGAGGGCATGTCCGCCGTCGTCTCTGGCTGGGGACACATGGATATCATTAATCCCGTCCTGGCGCCGGTCCTCATGAGCACCACTGTGCAGACCGTTAATCAGGAAAAGTGTGACAGCGCCTTGAAAAATCACGGCGGCGTCACTGATGC AATGTTCTGTGCGGCCGCAAGAAACACGGACGCCTGTCAAGGCGACAGCGGAGGTCCCATCAGTGCCGAAGGCACTCTGATTGGAATCGTTTCCTGGGGAGTCAGCTGTGCGGATCCCTATTATCCAGGCGTGTACACTCGTCTGGCCCACCCCACTGTACGCCGTTGGATACGTCTGCTCACCAAATTGTAA
- the LOC4802465 gene encoding glycerophosphodiester phosphodiesterase 1 has translation MYWRWLWLCIKMIYQLLCCSVSMIFFCFNVFWLFCNLAIPWCTLSLVVVCVASKFVKLQRSPNEKRLLSLLSAPDDWPSYWPIANRAAGYDAPENSKAAIKKCLTRGYRNVLLDAGLTSCGEIVIANPSRLAVAQQPLSELQKLNITEQHPMGSHFEAESVTTLRQLSDYVEAEATSATLFLRLHDNSARMLDQLQKFMAANEAFTQRTIVISRSPLAIYQLRKLRPEIICGLWHETYLSLAILKSSTLITSIYGAIFRNIIAPVIGISVVFLSKEEFNLHIADLWRNVGVRPIVYMVNSPNEKRYFQKTMKIQYLTDSLRSEPHLLMKA, from the exons ATGTACTGGCGCTGGTTGTGGCTCTGCATTAAGATGATCTACCAGCTGCTGTGCTGCTCGGTGAGCATGATCTTCTTCTGCTTCAACGTGTTTTGGCTGTTCTGCAACCTGGCCATACCCTGGTGCACCCTGAGcctcgtcgtcgtctgtgTGGCCTCCAAGTTCGTGAAGCTGCAGCGCAGTCCCAACGAGAAGCGGCTCCTCAGCCTGCTGAGCGCGCCGGATGATTGGCCGAGCTATTGGCCCATCGCTAATCGGGCGGCCGGCTACGATGCGCCCGAGAACTCGAAGGCAGCAATCAAAAAG TGCCTAACACGTGGATATCGGAACGTGCTTCTCGATGCCGGTCTCACATCCTGCGGGGAAATTGTTATAGCTAACCCCAGTCGCCTGGCTGTGGCTCAGCAGCCGTTGAGCGAGCTGCAAAAACTCAACATCACGGAGCAGCATCCTATGGG GTCCCACTTCGAGGCAGAGTCAGTGACCACGCTAAGGCAGCTCTCCGACTATGTGGAGGCGGAGGCTACCTCGGCCACGCTCTTCCTGCGCCTGCACGACAACAGTGCCCGCATGCTCGACCAGCTGCAGAAGTTTATGGCCGCCAATGAGGCGTTTACGCAGCGAACAATTGTTATTAGTCGCTCGCCGCTTGCCATTTATCAG CTGCGCAAACTGCGTCCGGAGATCATTTGTGGCCTGTGGCATGAGACCTATCTATCGCTGGCCATACTCAAATCCTCCACACTGATTACCTCAATCTATGGTGCAATCTTTCGCAATATCATTGCCCCCGTGATCGGCATAAGCGTTGTCTTTCTCAGCAAAGAAGAGTTCAATTT GCACATTGCCGACCTGTGGCGCAATGTTGGCGTCCGTCCAATCGTCTACATGGTGAACTCGCCCAACGAGAAGCGCTATTTTCAGAAGACCATGAAGATCCAATATTTGACCGACTCGCTGCGCTCCGAGCCGCATCTACTGATGAAGGCCTAA